The genomic interval TGCGCACGGGGGAGCTGGTCTTCAACACCAGCATGAGCGGTTACCAGGAGATCCTCACCGACCCCTCCTACAAGGGACAGATCGTCACCATGACCTACCCCCTCATCGGGAACTACGGCGTGAACGCCGAGGACGTGGAGTCGGGCGGTCCCCAGGTGGAGGGTTTCGTGGTGCGGGAGTGCTGCCGCTATCCCTCCAACTGGCGCGCCACCCATTCCCTGGAGGAATACCTCGCGGAGCACGGCATCGTGGGCATCGAGGGGGTGGACACGCGCGCCGTGACCCGGCACATCCGCTCCCTGGGGGCCATGATGTGCATAATCTCCTCGGCCGACGCCGACATCGCGGAACTCAAGCGCATGCTGGACGAAGCGCCAGCCTACGTGGGCGTGGACCTGGTGGAAAAAGTCACCTGCAGGGAGCCCTACCGCTGGGAGGACCCGCGCGTCCCCCCCATGGGGCGCGGCGTCTTCCCCGACGTGTCCGGGAACGGGAAGCGACCCCTGCGGGTGGTGGCCTACGACTGCGGCATCAAGCGCAACATCCTGCGCATCCTCGCCGCCCTGGGGTGCGAGGTGCTGGTGGTCCCCGCGGACACCAGCGCCGCCAAGGTGCTGCAGATGGGGCCGGACGGCATCTTCCTCTCCAACGGCCCCGGGGACCCGGCGGCGGTGACCTACCTCATCGAGGAGGTGGCGAAGCTGGTGGGGGTGAAGCCGATATTCGGCATCTGCCTGGGCCACCAGATACTGGGCCTGGCCCTGGGGGGCCGCACCTACAAGCTGAAATTCGGGCACCGCGGCGCCAACCAGCCGGTGAAGGACCTGCGCCGGGGCAACATCCTCATCACCGCCCAGAACCACGGCTTCTGCGTGGACCTGGAGAGTATCGCCTCCCAGGTCGAGCCCACCTTCGTCAACCTCAACGACGGCACCCTGGAGGGGTTCCGGCACCGTCGCTTCCCCGCATACTCGGTGCAGTTCCACCCCGAGGACTCACCGGGCCCCCATGACGCGGTGTACCTCTTCGGCGACTTCATCCGCGACATGCGCGCCGCGCGAGGTGAGGGACATGCCTAAGCGCACGGACATACGCAAGATACTCATCATCGGCTCGGGGCCCATCATCATCTCCCAGGCCTGCGAGTTCGATTACTCAGGGACCCAGGCCTGCAAGGCCCTCAAGGAAGAGGGCTACCAGGTGGTGCTGGTCAACTCCAACCCGGCCACCATCATGACCGACCCGGAGATGGCCGACCGTACCTACGTGGAGCCCATCACTCCGGAGGTGCTGGCGCGCATCATCGAGAAGGAGCGGCCCGACGCGCTCCTGCCCACCCTGGGCGGACAGACGGGCCTGAACACGGCGGTTAAGGTGGCGGAGATGGGGGTGCTGGAGGAATACGGCGTGGAGATGATAGGCGCCAACCACCAGGCCATCCGCAAGGCGGAGGACCGCGACCTCTTCCGCCAGGCCATGGCCTCCATAGGCCTGGACCTGCCCCGCTCCGGGCTGGCCCACAGCATGGAGGATGCCCGCGCCGTGGCCGCGGAGCTGGGTTTCCCCCTCATCATCCGGCCCGCCTTCACCCTGGGGGGCACGGGCGGCGGGGTGGCCTTCAACGCCGAGGAGCTCGAGCGCGTGGCCGCGGCGGGCCTGGAGGCGTCCATGATAAGCGAGATCCTCATCGAGGAGTCGGTGATGGGATGGAAGGAGTACGAGCTGGAGGTGATGCGCGACCTCGCGGACAACGTGGTCATCATCTGCTCCATCGAGAACTTCGACCCCATGGGCATCCATACCGGCGATTCCATAACCGTGGCCCCCGCCCAGACCCTCACGGACCGGGAATACCAGCTCATGCGGGACGCGGCCATAGCCATCATCCGGGAGATAGGGGTGGAGACGGGCGGCTCCAACATCCAGTTCGCGGTGAACCCGGACGACGGTCGCATGGTGGTCATCGAGATGAACCCGCGCGTCTCCCGCTCCAGCGCCCTGGCCTCCAAGGCCACCGGCTTCCCCATCGCCAAGATAGCGGCCAAGCTGGCGGTGGGCTACACGCTGGACGAGATCCCCAACGACATCACCCGCGAGACGCCGGCCTCCTTCGAGCCCACCATAGACTACTGCGTGGTGAAGATCCCCCGCTTTACCTTCGAGAAGTTCCCCGGCGCGGATCCCGTCCTGGGCATCTCCATGAAATCGGTGGGCGAGGTGATGGCTATCGGCCGCACCTTCAAGGAGGCCCTGCAGAAGGGGATCCGCTCCCTGGAGATCGGGCGCTTCGGGCTGGGAAGCGACCGCAAGGAGCTCTTGCATCCCCGGGAGATGGCCACGGCGGAAGAGAGGGAGGAGGGCCTGCAGCGGGTGCGGGAGAAACTCGCCACCCCCAACGCCGAACGCCTCTACTACCTGCGCTACGGTTTCCAACTGGGAATGTCTTCCAGGGAGATGCACGAGCTCTCTGGCATCGACCCCTGGTTCCTCGAGAACATCCGCGAGATCGTGGAGGAGGAGGAGAGGCTGCGCGGGCGCCGCCTCGCGGAGATGGGGGACGAGGAGCTCTTCCGCGCCAAGTCCCTCGGCTTCTCCGACGTGCAGCTATCCTTCCTGCTGGATTGCGGGGAGGACGAGGTGCGCGAGAGGCGCCGCCGCTCGGGGATTCACCCCGTCTACAAGCTGGTGGACACCTGCGCCGCCGAGTTCGAGGCCTACACGCCCTACTATTATTCGACTTACGAGAGGGAGGAGGAGCCCCTGGCGGGACCCCACGTGCACGCGTCACGGCCCAAGGTGATGATACTGGGAGGGGGTCCCAACCGCATCGGTCAGGGCATAGAGTTCGACTACTGCTGCGTGCACGCCTCCTTCGCCCTGCGCGAGGAGGGGTACGAGTCCATCATGGTCAACAACAACCCCGAGACGGTGTCCACCGACTACGACACCTCCGACCGCCTGTATTTCGAGCCCCTCACCCTGGAGGACGTGCTGGAGATCATGGAACGCGAGAAACCCTGGGGGGTGATCGTGCAGTTCGGGGGGCAGACCCCCCTGAACCTGGCGCTCCCCCTCATGCGCGCGCACGCCCCCATCATAGGCACCAGCCCCGAGTCCATCGACCGCGCCGAGGACCGCGACCGTTTCAAGGCCCTGCTGCACAAACTGGGGCTGCGCCAGCCGGAGAACGGCACCGCCATGTCCTTCGCCGAGGCGCGGGAGGTGGCGGGGCGCATCGGTTACCCGGTGGTGGTGCGCCCCTCCTACGTGCTTGGGGGACGGGGCATGGAGATCGTCTACGACGACCTGGCGCTGGAGGAGTTCATGCGCGAGGCGGAGGACGTCTCTCCCGACCACCCCGTGCTCATCGACAAGTTCCTGGAGGAGGCGGTGGAGATCGACGTGGACGCGGTGGCGGACGGGAGGGACGTGGTGGTGGCGGGGATCATGGAGCACATCGAGGAGGCGGGGATACACTCCGGCGACTCGGCCTGCGCCATCCCCCCCTTCTCCCTGGGGGAGGCCATGGTGGAGGAGATCCGGGAGGCCACCCACGCCCTGGCGCGCGAGCTGCAGGTGGTGGGGCTCATGAACGTGCAGTACGCGGTGAAGGACGACCGCCTCTTCGTGCTGGAGGTCAACCCGCGCGCCTCGCGTACCGTGCCCTACGTCTCCAAGGCCACGGGGGTCCCCTGGGCGAAGGTGGCCACCAAGGTCATGATAGGGAGGAAGCTGCGGGAGCTGGGCATCACGGGCGAGGTGGCGATCGGGCACATCGCGGTGAAGGAGGCCGTGCTCCCCTTCAACCGCTTCTTCGGGGTGGACACCATACTGGGCCCGGAGATGCGCTCCACGGGGGAGGTCATGGGCATCGACCGCGACCTGGGCATGGCCTACGCCAAGAGCCAGATAGCGGCGGGCTCGTTGCTGCCGAGGTCGGGCAACATCTTCGTCAGCGTCAAGGACGAGGACAAGCGGGAGGTGGTGGACATCTCGCACCGCCTTTCGGAGCTGGGCTTCAACCTGTTGGCCACGCGCGGCACTGCGGAGGTGCTGCAGCGCAACGGCATCCCCGTGGAGGTGGTGAACAAGATGCACGAGGGCCGCCCGCACGTGGTGGACTACATGAAGAACCGCCAGATACAGCTCATCATCAACACCCCCTCAGGGAAGAGGCCGCGCAGCGACCAGTGGTCCATCCGCAGTTACGCCGTCCTCTACAACATCCCCCTCATCACCACCATGAGCGCGGCGCGCGCCGCCCTGCACGGCATGGAATCGCTCCTGGAGCGGGGCATGGACGTGAAGCCGCTGCAGGAATGGCATCCCCGGAGATGAACGGGGTAACACATCGAGGCCGGCCACCCTTTGCCGCGCCCGCCGCCAGGCGTTGACGGTACCTGGCCGCGGGATGGGGGGGCGCGCCCCGTCCCCGAACGCGGACGGGGTTCCGCCCGGGGACATGTCCGACACGGGGGCGTATCTCATTCACGCGGGGGTGTTATGAGCTTGCTCAGCACGATGGAGTTCCCGGGGTCGTAGTATTCCAGGCTCAACAGGTACTCGTCCCACTCCTCCCCCCGCGGGAGGTTACCGCCCCAGAAAGTGAGGGCGATGTAACGGGTGGAGGAGGGAGGGATGCGGGACACGCTCTCCGGTGCCTCGGGGCAGGTGGACGTGAAGCGCAGGGGCTGGTAGACACCCTTCAGCGAGGCGCGGGAGAGGGGATCATCCCCCTTTACCAGCACGAGTTGGAAGAGCAGGGGGTTGAGGCTCACGTCGCCTGCCCCCGCGTTCCGCGCCTCCACGGCGAGGGAGAGGGCCCTCGTTCCCCCTTCCTCGCTCAAGGCACATTCCCTGACCTCGAGGCCCACGTCGACCCCGCTGAGCAGTTCGCCCGCCACCTTGACCTCGTTGCGGTTCAACTCGGTGGCGGCGGAGAGCCATGCGGCGAAACCCAGGATGATGGCGGGGATGAGCAGGGCGATGAGCATCCTTGACGAGAACATAACCCACCTCCTGCTTCGTCTGCCGGGAGTGTGGGCCGATTTTGCGTCCGCGAAGCAAGAACCAGATACCTTCCGACCAATATCATTATACCTCGCCGGCGTGATGATTTCCTTCCCCGGGGCGTCAGAGAGGGGACCGGAGGATGGAGGCAACGGAATAAGGGTCACGCGGCGCGCAGGCGATCGATAAAATGGGGGAGTATGATGGGGAGGGTATGGAGGGAAGCGGAGAATGCCGCCTTCTTCGCCGGACGCCGACCCGTACGCTGATCGATGATACGGGAGAGTATGGGGGGAGCGGAAAACGACGGAGGGAGGTTCACGAGATGAGCGGTAACACGGCTTTCCGTTTCTTTCGGGAGGATCTCTGTGACGGCTGCGGTATCTGCCTTGAACGCTGCCCCGTGCTCGAGCTTCCGGGGGAAGAGGCGAAGTCGGAGCTGGAAAAGCTCATCCGCGGCGACACGGGTTCGTCCCTCGTGCTGCAGCGCTGCATGACCTGCAACGCCTGCGAGTTCGCCTGTCCCCGGGGCGCCAGCCCTTACGGGCTTGTCCTCGAGCGCTACGGCGAGGAGGGCAAGAAGCGGGGCCTACCATTTATTGCCAAATTCATCTTTCCCAACGAGCCCGAGAACATGTGGACCTCCACGCGTGTGCTCATGGGGGAGGACGAGCTCGCCCTCCTGCGTTCCTGGGAGGATAATCTGAAGACCCCCAGGAAGGAGGTGCTGCTCACCGGTTTCTACAACAACCTCGTGCCCTATGTGACGCAGACCTCGCTCCTCGACGAGTTGAAACCGGCCATCGCGGGCAGCGACAGCATGTTCGGGATGGGGGAGGACGCCTACCGCATCGGGCTCCTGGAGGAGGCGGAGAGGCTGGGCCGGCTGGCCGTCGAGAAGTTCAGCAAGCTGGGCGTGGAGAGAATGTACTGTTTCATGGTGGTCGAGGCCTCCATGTTCACCGACGTCCTCCCCGAGCGGTTCGGCATCCGTTGCGACTTCGATGTCAAGCTGCTCGACGAATGGATACTGGACAGGTTGAGGAGCGGGAGGATCGAGGTAAAGAAAAAGCTGGGCATGAAGGTCACCGTCCACGACAACTGCTGCAGCAGGTACATGGAAGGTACGCTGCAGGACATCACCCGCGAGATGATGGGGTGCATCGGCTGCGAGGTGGTGGAGATGCGTCACAGCAGGGAGAACGCGCTCTGCTGCGGCTGGGCGGGGACCGTCCCCACCCTGTTCGGGCCCACCTCGAGCAACCCCTTCCATACCCTGCTCAACCTCTTGCGGAGCCTCTATCTCAGGCTGCGGGAGGCGGAGGAGACGGGAGCCTCCGTCCTGGTCGCCCCCTGCCCGGGCTGCTACGTCTTCCTCTCGCTCATAAAGGTCCTGACCGACAGCAAGCTGGACATATACCTTCCCCTGGAGCTGGTACAGCTCGCCGCGGGGGAGACTCCCGTGCACAGGAACGAGGAACGGGCATGGGACATCCTCGCCGTCACCACCAACCTCGTCCTCAGGTGGGTCTTTTCCCCCAAGCGCTTCTTCCCCAGGCCGGTGGACGTGGAAGGCCCGCTCCCGGAGGCCCGGCGGGGCGATGCTGCGCGCATAAGGCTTTTCGGCAGGTTGTTCCACGGTCCCCTGGTGCAGAACCCCCTGTCCAGGAAGGCGATAGCCTTCGCCGTCAAGACCCTGGTAGCGGGGTACGGGGCCTACCTGGAGAGGAAAAGACGCAGGTCGAGGCACGGGGGATGATACCCGTCACGCGGCCCCGGCCGCATGGAGAGCCGTCCCGCGGCCACGGCCGCATGGAGAACCACGCCTCATCCCGGGTCCCACGGTGTTCGGCGGACCGCCTCCCGGCAACGGCTGAAGCACCGTTAACCCGCCCAGGGCCTTTTCCTTACTCAGACCCTCTTCTTTATCTTCTCCGCGGCATCGAAGGCCTGTTCGCGGACTTCTATGTCGCCCTCCTTCTGGAGGGCCTTCAGGGGCTCCAGGGCACGGTAGTCGCCTATCTCGCCCAGCGCCTCGATGGCACACAACAACACCAGCCTGCTCCCGTCGCCCAGCAACTCGATCAGGTAGGGCTGGCAGTGGGGATCCCCTATCCTGCCCAGCGCACGTGCGGCGGCGCGGACCTCGCTCACGTTGTCCTTGAGGCAGGCGACCAGCGCGTACACCGCTTCCGGATCACCGATGTCGCCGAGCAGCTCGGCCGCATCCCTCCGGGCGCCCGCCTCACCCCGCTTGAGAGTGGAGATGAGGGAGGAGACGACGCCGCTTCTTCTCAGGGCCGCGGCGGCCTCGGCACGCACCATCTCGTCCTCGTCACGCAACGCCTCGAGGAGAGGGTCTACCGTTTCGGGCGTACCAATTTTTCCCAGTGCCTTTGCGGCGGAAGCCCTCACGGCGGCCCAATCGTCTTTCAGGGTGTTCACGAGAGGTTCCACCGCCTCTGCTTTCGCGATGTTGCCCAAGGCCTCGGCCGCCTCCCTCCGCACGTACTCGTCCCTGTCCCCCAGAGCCGCTATAAGGCCCGTGACCGCGCGAGGGTCGCCGAGCTTTCCCATTGCCTCCGCCGCCGCTATCCTTGTCATCAACCACTCGTCACCCAGCAGGGGTACCAGGTGTTCCACCGCCTCCGCATCGCCGAGCTCTCCCAGGGCCTTAGCCGCCTGCGCTCTCTTTTCCGCGTTCTTGTCTCCCAGTGACTTGACAATGCGGCGGAGTTTTCTTTGCCGCGCGTTTTTCGTGCGGGGTACTTGCATGGATGTCCACCTCCCCACCGAATATCATGCCATGCGCAGGCCGCGTGAGGTCTTTGCCGCTCCTCCCCGAGCGCCCTTCACCGCTCTTCGCCCGCGTTCCCCGTATTTCGGATGTCGGAACAGCCTATTGGCCACACTCCTATTCTTACCCACTTCGCATTCTGATATGCCGATATGTCGACACGGACGCAACTGTCAGACATGACCGCAGGAACGCCGCCGGTGAACGCGAGCCGGATCGAGTGGTGTGAGAGCGGGAGAAGGCGACATGAAGGAAAGCCTTCCGGCTCGCGCGGCTTGTTTGGATCAGCGGGCGGCCAGGCCGTAGATCAGGTAGTCGGCGATGGCGTCGGCGGCGCGGGGGATGTCCACCGTCTTTCCGGAGATGAAGAGGTTCAGGCCCATGTGTTGTATGGCGCCGGAGATGAGGTTGCCGATGGTCTCCGCGTCCACGCGGCGGAACAGCCCCTTGTCCATGCCCCTCTGTATGAGGTTTCGTATGAGGTCGGCAAGGCGGCCCTGCCACGCGGTGACGCGGTTGTCGATCTCGGGGTTCATGCCCATGACCTCCTGGATGTATATGGAGGCGAATTCCAGGTTCTGGTTGAAGAACTCGTAGAGTTCCTTGATGGTGGTGGCCGTCCGGTCCTTGAGTTCCTGGAGGCTGTCGGGCATCTCCTCCATGTTGCGACGCGCGATCTCGTACAGGGTGTTGGTGATGCTGTCGACGAGCTCGACGAAGAGGTCCCTCTTGCTGTCGAAATAGCTGTAGAAAGTTGCCCTCGCCACGTGCGCTTCCTGGAGGATGTCCTCGACGGAGCAGCGGCTGAATCCCTTGCGCGAGAAGACGTGTATCCCGGCGTTCACGATATCGGCTCTCTTGTCGCGTCTGGCCAATGCGCCTCACCTCTTCATGTTGCCGTGAATAGCTTAATACTTTTTATATATTTTCCCTGTTAGATGCAGCCATGTCAAACGGAAGACACGCCGGCGGCCCTTCGCGGGCGCAGGCTCTTCTACGGCACTCTTACTAAAGTTACGTGAGAAGTGGTATGTTTTCCTCGGGTCGTGCGCGACGGGGAAGCCGCGAAAGGGGAACGCGTGAAGGGAAAGGGGAGGAGCGGAAACCGCACCCCCCGCGACCACGCCGGCGTTGCCCGGGCGGGGAGCGGGCAGGTCCGCCGTGAACACGTCCGTCGCGTCGACGGGAACCTGCTCCGCTGCTACGGCGACCGGCCCTGGGCGCCGCGCTTCGAGGGACTGCTGGACGGCCTCGTCCATACCATCCTCTCCCAGAACACCAGCGACGCCAATTCCTACCTGGCCTTCCGGCGCCTGAAGGAGAGGTTCCCGCGCTGGGAGGACGCCGCCGCGGCAGGGGAGGCGGCCGTCGAGGAGGCCATCCGGCCCGGGGGCATCTCCCGCGTGAAAGCGGCGCGCATAGCGGAGCTGCTGGAGCGGGTGAGGGGGGATTTCGGCTCCTACTGCCTCGCGCCCCTCGCGGGGATGGAACCCCGTGCCGCGCTGGCGTATCTCATGGACATCCCCGGCGTGGGGAGGAAAACGGCGGCCGTGCTGCTGCTCTTCCAGCTCGGCCACCCCCTTTTCCCCGTTGACACGCACGTGCTGCGGGTGGGGAAGAGGCTGGGCCTCATCCCCGAACGGGCCGGTCCCGACAGGGCGCACGAGGTCATGGACGCCCTGGTCCCGGACGATATAAAGTACAGGTTGCACCTGAACATGGTGGAGCATGGAAGAAAGGTGTGCCGGGCGAGGAGGCCGCGCTGCGAAGGATGCTGCCTGCGTGACATATGTCCCAGCGCGGTAGTGGCGGTGGGCGTTCGGGGCAAGGGAGAGGACGGGACGGCCGGCTGCGGGAGGCCCGCGACGGGGAGGCCGCGTGGCGGGACGGTCACGTGGTAGATGGCGCTCTGAATGACGCCAAGGCAGTGGACGATGGCCGCGTGACGGCGGCAGGAAACCCGATACGATGGCGCGGTAAGCGGGGAAACCGGCGCGGCGGACCCTCGCTCTCGCGGCGGGAGAGCGGGAGAGGGGATAAACAAAAAGGAAAGGTAGAAAGGGATGGCCATACGCAGGCTCTGTTCGGTCACGGCCCTGGCGCTGGTCCTGCTGCTGGCGGGGGCCGCCCTGGCGCCGGCGCAGGTGGACCGCGCCAGCATCGAGGAGGTCCTGGACCAGGTGGAAGGGATAAGGGGCCTGCGCGCCAGCCCGGATGTACCCGTCGATTTCCTCAACCAGGAGCAGCTGCGCGAGAAGATGATCTCCGACTTCGAGGAGGAGAACCCCGAGGAGGACATCCGCACCGCATCGGAGATAATGGTCATGCTCGGGTTCATGGAACCCGACCTGGACCTCTACCAGCTCTACATAGACCTCTACACCGAGCAGGTCGCGGGCTTCTACGATCCCGAGGAGGACCGCATGTACCTCATCTCCGAGGAGCAGAAGATGAGCGCCATGGACCGCTACATCCTCTCCCACGAGCTCACCCACTACCTGCAGGACGCCAACTTCGACCTCATGCGCCCGCCCTTCCACGACCCCGAGGACGCCGAGGAGGAGACGGACGACGACGCCGCCTTCGCTGCCACCTGCCTCATCGAGGGCGACGCCATGCTCACCTCCGAGACCTGGCTCTCCCGCTACATCGACCTCTCGGACATGCGGGAGATGCAGCGGGAGAGCGGGGAGTTCTCCACGGATGTCCTGGACAGCGCCCCGGAGTACGTGCGCGACGCGCTTCTCTTCCCCTACGAGGAGGGGCTCTCCTTCGTGCGTTATATCCACCGCAAGGGCGGTTACGCCGCCGTTGACCGCGCCTTCCGGGAAGTCCCCGTGAGCACGGAGCAGATCTACCACCCCCAGAAGTACCTGGACGGGGAGAAGCCGGTGCCGCTGGAGCTGGAGGACATGTCGGGTTCCCTGGGCCCGGGCTGGGAGCTGGCCTACGAGAACGTGTTGGGCGAGTTCGACGTCTTCGAGCTCTTCAAGCCCCACCTGGACAACGGTGACGCCGCGCGGGCAGCCGAGGGGTGGGGTGGAAATTATTACCATTACTACCGGGACCGGGAGGGGGACAGGCTGCTGGTCCAGCTCTACGCCTGGGACAGCGAGGGCGACGCGGAGGAGTTCATCTCCGCCTGCGCCGCGTACCTTGGGGGCCGTTTCGGGAAGCGGCTCGCGAAGGGTGAGGCCAGGGGGGCATGGGCCACGTGGTCGGCGGACGAATACCTCTTCGCACTGAAGAAGGACGGGCCGCGGGTGTAC from Actinomycetota bacterium carries:
- the carB gene encoding carbamoyl-phosphate synthase large subunit; amino-acid sequence: MPKRTDIRKILIIGSGPIIISQACEFDYSGTQACKALKEEGYQVVLVNSNPATIMTDPEMADRTYVEPITPEVLARIIEKERPDALLPTLGGQTGLNTAVKVAEMGVLEEYGVEMIGANHQAIRKAEDRDLFRQAMASIGLDLPRSGLAHSMEDARAVAAELGFPLIIRPAFTLGGTGGGVAFNAEELERVAAAGLEASMISEILIEESVMGWKEYELEVMRDLADNVVIICSIENFDPMGIHTGDSITVAPAQTLTDREYQLMRDAAIAIIREIGVETGGSNIQFAVNPDDGRMVVIEMNPRVSRSSALASKATGFPIAKIAAKLAVGYTLDEIPNDITRETPASFEPTIDYCVVKIPRFTFEKFPGADPVLGISMKSVGEVMAIGRTFKEALQKGIRSLEIGRFGLGSDRKELLHPREMATAEEREEGLQRVREKLATPNAERLYYLRYGFQLGMSSREMHELSGIDPWFLENIREIVEEEERLRGRRLAEMGDEELFRAKSLGFSDVQLSFLLDCGEDEVRERRRRSGIHPVYKLVDTCAAEFEAYTPYYYSTYEREEEPLAGPHVHASRPKVMILGGGPNRIGQGIEFDYCCVHASFALREEGYESIMVNNNPETVSTDYDTSDRLYFEPLTLEDVLEIMEREKPWGVIVQFGGQTPLNLALPLMRAHAPIIGTSPESIDRAEDRDRFKALLHKLGLRQPENGTAMSFAEAREVAGRIGYPVVVRPSYVLGGRGMEIVYDDLALEEFMREAEDVSPDHPVLIDKFLEEAVEIDVDAVADGRDVVVAGIMEHIEEAGIHSGDSACAIPPFSLGEAMVEEIREATHALARELQVVGLMNVQYAVKDDRLFVLEVNPRASRTVPYVSKATGVPWAKVATKVMIGRKLRELGITGEVAIGHIAVKEAVLPFNRFFGVDTILGPEMRSTGEVMGIDRDLGMAYAKSQIAAGSLLPRSGNIFVSVKDEDKREVVDISHRLSELGFNLLATRGTAEVLQRNGIPVEVVNKMHEGRPHVVDYMKNRQIQLIINTPSGKRPRSDQWSIRSYAVLYNIPLITTMSAARAALHGMESLLERGMDVKPLQEWHPRR
- a CDS encoding (Fe-S)-binding protein, producing the protein MSGNTAFRFFREDLCDGCGICLERCPVLELPGEEAKSELEKLIRGDTGSSLVLQRCMTCNACEFACPRGASPYGLVLERYGEEGKKRGLPFIAKFIFPNEPENMWTSTRVLMGEDELALLRSWEDNLKTPRKEVLLTGFYNNLVPYVTQTSLLDELKPAIAGSDSMFGMGEDAYRIGLLEEAERLGRLAVEKFSKLGVERMYCFMVVEASMFTDVLPERFGIRCDFDVKLLDEWILDRLRSGRIEVKKKLGMKVTVHDNCCSRYMEGTLQDITREMMGCIGCEVVEMRHSRENALCCGWAGTVPTLFGPTSSNPFHTLLNLLRSLYLRLREAEETGASVLVAPCPGCYVFLSLIKVLTDSKLDIYLPLELVQLAAGETPVHRNEERAWDILAVTTNLVLRWVFSPKRFFPRPVDVEGPLPEARRGDAARIRLFGRLFHGPLVQNPLSRKAIAFAVKTLVAGYGAYLERKRRRSRHGG
- a CDS encoding HEAT repeat domain-containing protein, which gives rise to MQVPRTKNARQRKLRRIVKSLGDKNAEKRAQAAKALGELGDAEAVEHLVPLLGDEWLMTRIAAAEAMGKLGDPRAVTGLIAALGDRDEYVRREAAEALGNIAKAEAVEPLVNTLKDDWAAVRASAAKALGKIGTPETVDPLLEALRDEDEMVRAEAAAALRRSGVVSSLISTLKRGEAGARRDAAELLGDIGDPEAVYALVACLKDNVSEVRAAARALGRIGDPHCQPYLIELLGDGSRLVLLCAIEALGEIGDYRALEPLKALQKEGDIEVREQAFDAAEKIKKRV
- a CDS encoding endonuclease III, encoding MKGKGRSGNRTPRDHAGVARAGSGQVRREHVRRVDGNLLRCYGDRPWAPRFEGLLDGLVHTILSQNTSDANSYLAFRRLKERFPRWEDAAAAGEAAVEEAIRPGGISRVKAARIAELLERVRGDFGSYCLAPLAGMEPRAALAYLMDIPGVGRKTAAVLLLFQLGHPLFPVDTHVLRVGKRLGLIPERAGPDRAHEVMDALVPDDIKYRLHLNMVEHGRKVCRARRPRCEGCCLRDICPSAVVAVGVRGKGEDGTAGCGRPATGRPRGGTVTW
- a CDS encoding TetR/AcrR family transcriptional regulator; translated protein: MARRDKRADIVNAGIHVFSRKGFSRCSVEDILQEAHVARATFYSYFDSKRDLFVELVDSITNTLYEIARRNMEEMPDSLQELKDRTATTIKELYEFFNQNLEFASIYIQEVMGMNPEIDNRVTAWQGRLADLIRNLIQRGMDKGLFRRVDAETIGNLISGAIQHMGLNLFISGKTVDIPRAADAIADYLIYGLAAR
- the carA gene encoding glutamine-hydrolyzing carbamoyl-phosphate synthase small subunit, coding for MEKGVILLADGRHFTGTPFGARGVRTGELVFNTSMSGYQEILTDPSYKGQIVTMTYPLIGNYGVNAEDVESGGPQVEGFVVRECCRYPSNWRATHSLEEYLAEHGIVGIEGVDTRAVTRHIRSLGAMMCIISSADADIAELKRMLDEAPAYVGVDLVEKVTCREPYRWEDPRVPPMGRGVFPDVSGNGKRPLRVVAYDCGIKRNILRILAALGCEVLVVPADTSAAKVLQMGPDGIFLSNGPGDPAAVTYLIEEVAKLVGVKPIFGICLGHQILGLALGGRTYKLKFGHRGANQPVKDLRRGNILITAQNHGFCVDLESIASQVEPTFVNLNDGTLEGFRHRRFPAYSVQFHPEDSPGPHDAVYLFGDFIRDMRAARGEGHA